The following are from one region of the Carassius auratus strain Wakin chromosome 43, ASM336829v1, whole genome shotgun sequence genome:
- the LOC113061356 gene encoding thrombospondin type-1 domain-containing protein 4-like isoform X2, with amino-acid sequence MMLSAVALLLVCLQMRVLGKPWSQSAGCDELLGSGRVPDKCGVCGGDNSACKLVSGVFQHTLSKVGYHKIVEIPPGATKINVTEMVKSRNYLALLSRSGRSIINGNWAIDRPGMYEGVGTMFTYRRPNEISSTAGESFLAEGPTNEILDVFMIYQQPNPGVRYEFIMPSENAVDAPHPKQNQLDVNAVNGPSTSEDHERSGVRHPPPVPDNQLPAAPPTTRAREYNWKLSGTTDCSASCGRGSRFSVFVCVHRGTHALVLSDLCDSSTKPSPQEEPCNVQPCPAFWDIGEWSECSKTCGLGVQHRQVLCRQPYTNLTLNVHSSRCRHLEHPETSSSCQLKICSEWNIRSDWSPCSVPCGVGQRSREVHCVSNVGDIVADDECNMKLRPSDVENCDAGVCTKSWFFSDWSAQCSADCGAGIRTRSVQCLTNHISSLPLESCGAQRPPEAQPCNNGPCESRTEWFTGPWSQCSAECGSGGQQRAVVCLMRSDEGFMVMPAYECSSLDKPLSQQSCFIKTCGAKWFHTDWSACSKTCETGYRVREVRCLTDDVMTSELCDETLKPHDKEECHPEPCLPLIDEKCRDKYFNCNVVVQARLCVYDYYQMACCASCTRVARRSSGHWGQRS; translated from the exons ATGATGCTGTCTGCCGTGGCTCTACTTCTGGTCTGTCTGCAGATGCGTGTTCTGGGCAAGCCGTGGTCGCAG agtgCCGGCTGTGATGAACTCTTGGGCTCTGGCAGGGTTCCTGATAAGTGTGGTGTGTGCGGCGGAGACAACAGTGCGTGTAAGCTCGTCTCTGGCGTGTTCCAGCACACTCTGTCTAAAGTGGGCTATCACAAGATCGTGGAGATCCCGCCGGGAGCCACCAAAATCAACGTCACCGAGATGGTGAAGAGCAGGAACTACCTGG ctctgcTCAGCCGGTCTGGACGATCCATTATTAATGGAAACTGGGCCATCGACCGTCCAGGAATGTATGAGGGAGTGGGAACGATGTTCACGTACCGCCGGCCGAATGAGATCAGCAGCACTGCAGGAGAGTCCTTCCTGGCCGAGGGACCCACCAATGAGATCCTGGACGTGTTT ATGATCTACCAGCAGCCCAATCCAGGCGTCCGTTATGAGTTCATCATGCCGTCAGAGAACGCTGTAGATGCTCCTCATCCTAAACAGAACCAGCTGGACG TGAATGCTGTGAACGGTCCGTCGACCTCAGAGGATCACGAGAGGTCAGGGGTCAGACATCCTCCTCCCGTCCCGGATAATCAGCTTCCTGCAGCTCCGCCTACAACCAGAGCCAGAGAATATAACTGGAAACTGAGCGGCACCACAGACTGCAGCGCCTCCTGTGGACGAG GAAGCAGGTTCTCTGTGTTCGTCTGTGTTCATCGAGGAACTCATGCTCTGGTGCTGAGCGATCTGTGCGACAGCAGCACCAAACCCAGCCCTCAGGAGGAGCCCTGTAACGTCCAGCCCTGCCCTGCCTT ctgggACATCGGCGAGTGGTCCGAGTGCAGTAAGACGTGTGGTTTGGGCGTGCAGCATCGTCAGGTTCTGTGTCGTCAGCCGTACACTAACCTCACACTGAACGTTCACAGCAGCCGCTGCAGACACCTGGAGCACCCCGAGACCAGCAGCTCCTGCCAGCTGAAGATCTGCAGCGAGTGGAACATCCGCTCCGACTGGAGCCCC tgcTCGGTGCCCTGCGGTGTAGGTCAAAGGTCACGTGAGGTGCACTGTGTCAGTAATGTTGGTGATATCGTGGCAGATGACGAGTGCAACATGAAGCTGCGTCCCAGCGATGTGGAGAACTGTGACGCAGGTGTGTGCACCAAGAGCTGGTTCTTCAGTGACTGGAGCGCTCAG TGTTCGGCTGACTGTGGCGCAGGGATACGGACGCGCAGCGTTCAGTGCCTCACCAATCACATCAGCAGTCTGCCTCTGGAGAGCTGCGGGGCCCAACGGCCCCCCGAGGCCCAGCCCTGCAACAACGGCCCCTGTGAGAGCCGCACAGAGTGGTTCACCGGACCCTGGAGTCAG tgctcgGCGGAGTGCGGCTCTGGCGGTCAGCAGAGGGCAGTGGTGTGTCTGATGAGGTCAGACGAGGGTTTCATGGTGATGCCGGCGTACGAGTGCTCGTCTCTGGACAAACCCCTGAGCCAGCAGAGCTGCTTCATCAAGACCTGCGGAGCCAAGTGGTTCCACACCGACTGGAGCGCG tgctcgAAGACGTGTGAGACAGGTTACCGTGTGCGAGAGGTGCGCTGTCTGACCGATGACGTGATGACCAGCGAGCTCTGCGACGAAACACTGAAGCCTCATGACAAGGAGGAGTGTCACCCTGAGCCCTGCCtgcctctgattg ATGAGAAGTGTCGTGATAAATACTTCAACTGTAACGTGGTGGTGCAGGCGCGTCTCTGCGTGTACGACTACTATCAGATGGCGTGTTGTGCGTCCTGCACGCGTGTGGCCCGGAGGAGCTCTGGACACTGGGGACAGCGATCGTGA